The Miscanthus floridulus cultivar M001 chromosome 6, ASM1932011v1, whole genome shotgun sequence genomic interval tgctaaccacaaagtgtagaacttgtgtgcatgtgtgttagcatttttcaaagtattttacaagggacaaagttagcacactaggttcctaaatgcacatgcaagaacaatgtcacctagtggcactcgataaaccatttagccaaagaattcccctctttatagtatggctatcgatcctaaaccaCTCACACCagtctatggtgtcttgagtgcaaaccaaaaatggctcctatcattataccttggccttgagcccatttttgtttttctctttcttctttttccaaatgtgaagcacttgatcatctcttttgtggccatcaccttcaccatgaccatcatctagcttcaccacttggattggactacctcATCTAATTCACTACACTTAGATAAAAGGTTAGTCctatgtttcatcaattatccaaaaccaaactagggctttcacccgGCCGCGTGCCGTCACGGCGCTCAGGCCCATGGCTGCTGAACGCCACGCCACCATTACTAGAATTAGGGCAGTGGACTCTAGATCCAAACCCCTAGGATGAAAATCCGGTGCTGCTTCAGGCCTCCTAGCCCGCCGTCGGTCAACATCGTTGCCTAGGATTCAGAGGTAGCCAGGAGGAagtggaggggaggggaggggatggAAGGAGCTACGGGCACCGCAGCAGGCTGTCGCCATCCCAAGCCTTTGCACGCTATTGCGTCTCACCACCATGCTCCATCTGGCCAAACCAAGTCGCGACGCCGCCTGGGTCATCGAGTGCCAGTCCCGCAAGGAACACTCGTGACCTCTAGGGCGAGAGCCTCACCGCTCTGCCATCCTAGGTGGCCGCACAAGCTTCCTAGCAGCGCCCTCCGGTAGCGACGAGGGTTGCCGCTGCCCGAGTCGCCCATGCGGGTGGGCGACGCGGGGGTCGAGGATGTGATTCAGGACTCCTAGAGTTAGATTTGATTCCTTGGATCCAATCATGGCCACTTTTGCATTACTACAGATTGATCTACCACCAACGCATCTATCACCGCCGGTATCATTAAAAACGATggtgatagctatcaccaatgGTTCGTAATATGAACTATTGGTGATGAGAGTATCACCGCCGGTTCGTAAGAATGTCCAGGTCGATAACTATCACCGCGCTTCATCTTACCAATCGACGGTGATAGTCCATCATCAGCCGATTTGCACCACCAGCCAGCGGTGATGATGTGCTCCTCATCACTGCCGCCTCGCCATATGAACCAGCGGTGAAGACATTTTTCACCGCCAGCTCGTTGTATGATAACCATATTGCAGTATAAATAAATTCATAGCTTTTTCAAATAAAGTTAGataaaaacaaactttatatcaaatttGTAGATCTTGTACGCAATTCGACAACTTTGTAGttaatgactttttcatttgaaaccatttacaGTCCTAGAATTCTGTTTGAAGcgctcaaattttgaaattcaatatTTCGAATTGTACAAACGACCCTAGATggaaaaatgaccaaaaccaaagttgtagatctcgatgagatatacaactttgtagttgacaactatttcattagaaatcatttatagtctcaaatttgtatatgaagttttaaaattttaaaaaacataatttttcaaacaacctcagatggaaaatcgactaaaaccaaagttgtagatatcgatgagaacaacaactttgtagttgatgagtttttcatttgaaatcatatgAGGTCCCAAAAGTCTGGCTGAAGTTTTGatgttttgaaatttaaatttgtagtttatgactttttcgTCTAAAGCCATTTAGGGTCCTAAATATTCATTTTATATTCTGAAAAGTGAATACTAGAGGAATGGGTATGCTATATAGACACAAGTGACTTAGGGGGTGGAGTGGTTAGGACTTCACAGGATTAAAACAaaattttttgttattttttggcccatttttggagatttttaaaaattcaaatcaaTAACGGCTAGTAATACGAACCGACTATGATAAGCTAGTATCACCGACGGTTGCAAACCACCTGTGATGAGAATGTCATCACCGAAAAACGTTTGTGATGGACTTTACGAACCGCCTGTGATAGGTCTGAACGTAGTAGGGTTAATTGTTTGTTTGCGTTGTATCTGCATGTGTGTTGCTATGCACAAAACATCATTTAATCATAGCCCAGCATCTGAACACCAATCAAATGAGAAGCGAAAAATGTGATGAGGTACCTGCCCTCCTCGCGCACATATAACAGTAGAAATGTCATCACTATGTCAGCAAGCCACTTGGGCACCATTAATCTATCCTTATGCCAAGCAAGTCCAAAAGTACCACCACACTTTTGTTGCCTTTCATACTGGATGAGCACATGGAGACTCACTCTATCATCACTGTCATGTGTTTCCCATCTTCTCATAGTTTCAGCATGCACAGTTCTGAAATATTGATGAGCTGGGGGTGTAACACTTCCAAATAGCAAGCTCAGGAACCAATGGGTGAAAGAAGGCTATAGAAATGGACGTACATCATCACTGCCACACTCAAACTCAACTAGCATGTGTGGCGGTGGCCAAGGGGGCTTTGACCATATGACATCTGAGTCAGCGTCAAGTCGGGGAGGCGGCGTGGCGTCAAGGCGGCGGGGTTTCTGCTTCCATGATAGACTTTTTATCGGCAAAAGGAGACTTTTTATCAGGGGAGGTTGGGTCTACGGGGAGAATGATTGCTTTGTAGAGTAGAGTAAAGTTTTCCAAACAGGCCAAGCCCGCTGGGCCGACATGAGCACGGTACGAATTGGCCCAGTACGAAAACGGCCTGGCCCGGCAGCTACCGTGCCCGTGCCAAGCACGGTACGACCCCgtggccgtgcctgggccgcgatGCCAGCACGATGGCATGGCACAGGCACAGCCCGCTTCAACGGACTGGCACAGGGGCGGCACGGCCTCGAGCCATTGGATGGAGCCCCCCGCCTGCTGACCGTTGGATCTAGGGGTTAGGTGGGATGGCTTTATAAGCCAGCCGCTGCTCCTGGCTCCCCACCTttccaaaccctagctcatttcagtCCCCATTCTAGCCACATGGCCGCATCGAGCTCTCCCATCGACTGAAACCCTAGCCGCTCTCCTCTCTTCTTCCCACCATCCGGTGGCTGGTTAAGGCAGCAGTTGCTGGCATGGGCACACGACACTTctacaccactcttccttctcccTAACTGTCGATTGTAGCTTTCTCATCGAGATTCACCACCGTTTGTCTTTGTCTCTATCTCGTCGCTCTCATCGACCTCGCCGGAGTCCGACATCATTAGGGCTCCACTCTGATGCGTTGAGGTACCAGGGTGTCAGGTCTCCGCGATGTCATCGTCGCCGTTGTCTCTGGTGCTCCATCAAGAGAGGTGAGCCATAACCCTAGATCTGCTCGtttttattcttcttcttgatttcttcatgatcttctaTTAACCCTAGGTGTTCTTGTTGTTCTTGGTTTTGGTAGGCGTTGGAGTTGAGGGACCGGAGGCCGGCGATGATGAGATGTCGGATGAGCAGGAGGACATCGGTCTCTCCATGACTATCAACGATGAGCTGcgcctctgcgggatgaccggagacGACGAGGACGATGTCGCTGGGGATGCCGAGGAGCTCTTCGGTCGTCGTGTTGCTGAGGAACTCTATGATCATACTACTGCTGATCCACTTCTCGTCGATGACACTGATGCCCCCCAACACCGGCGGCGCCATCTAGGATGACGACGCTATTGATGACGGCTCCAGCAGTAGGCCTAATCGCCCTTCTACCTCAGTATGCTGGGAAGATTTCAAGAAGCTCACCAAGAAGGTAAATGGTAAGGTTGTTAGGTATGGCGCTCGGTGTCTTCACTGTCGTAAAGAGTATTCTGCGTACTCTAGATTTGGGACTGGCCACCTTCTCCGTCATCAAGACTCTTGCCCTAAGAAGCGTGAGAAATGTCGCATGGCTCAGTCCCACATTACTTTCAATAAGGACGGTACTATGCATAATTGGGAGTATTCGGCTAAGGTTGCTCATGTTTAGCTTGTtcgtttgcttgctaggttagatcTTCCCCTTCATCTTGGGGAAATTGAGGCCTAGGAAGACTACATAAAaactgctcataaccctaggtacACAACTGTTTCTAAGCAAACTACAGCTAGAGATCTTTTTAAGTACTTCAATGAAAAGCGTGATcgtttgattgatgatttgaagagTAATGCCATTTCATCTGTTGCTATTACCTCTGATATCTGGTCTGGAAATGCAAAAGAAGATTATTTGAgtgttgttggtcattacattaatGCTGATTGGCAACTTAAAAAAAGGGTGCTTGGCTTAAGGCTTATTAATGCATCACATAATGCTAATAACATTGCTGAATGTGTTAGTAATGTGCTTAATAATTATGGTATATTAAAGAAGGTTTTTTCTATTACTTTGGACAATGCCTCTGCTAATACTAAAGCTATGGATAAACTTAAACCTGTACTTAGAGAGTATTTGGGTGTTGATCTGTTTTtgcatcaacgttgtgcttgtcatatcataaaCTTGATTGTTAAAGAGGCTCTGGTTGCTGTTAATCCTATGCTTGATGCTTTCAAAACTGCTATATCATTCATTAACTCTTCTAACCAGAGAGTTGCTGCATATAAGAGCTATTGCATGGCATCTGGTATTAGACCTAGGAAGTTTGGATTGGACATGGAGGTTAGGTGGAACTCTACCTACCTGATGCTTAGGCATTTGCTACCACACAAGGAAACTTTCCATACTTTCATTGAGTCTAATTATCCTAGAAAAAGAGGTGACCCCTTTCTTTTGACTCATGAGCATTGGGCTATGGCAACTAAAATACTAGGAATTACTTGAACTGTTTTATAACTCAACAGTTGCTTTATCTAGTGTGTACTATCCTACTGCCCCACTTATGGTTCATCATAttgttaagattgctatacacctGCATAGGTATCAAAATGATGAGCATATTAGAACTGTTGTCCAACCTATGATTGATAAGTACAATAAATATTAGAGAACCATACCTGAACTTTACTGCATTGCATTTATCTTGGATCCAAGAGCTAAAATTAAATGTTTTAACAAAGTTCTTAGGAAGTTAAATTTGCTTACTGATGCTGATTATTCTAATAATATGGTGGAAACTAGAACTCTTCTTTTCAAACTATATCATAAGTATGATGATTTGTATGGCTCTATTAGGGCGAAAAGGCCTGACCCTCCAAGCCTATCTGGTAAGAAAAGAACAGCTTGAGCTGAGAtatatgatgatgatggtggtggtggtttgCTTGGAGCTggttgttcttctcttcctcctaatcttgatatgtccAGGACTATTCCTACTACTACTTTATTACATGCAGCAAGTTCATCTAACACTGGTTCTGAACTTTCAGCTTATCTAGACTGTGACACAGTTAGCCAGATGGATGATAACTTCAACATCTTGAACTAGTGGCATCAGCATAAACTAACATATCCAGTTCTTTCTACCCTTGCTAGAGATGTTTTCAGTGTGCCTGTTTCTACCATTTCTTCTGAAGCTACTTTCAGTACCACTGGCAGGATCATTGAAGACCTGGCGGCGGAGGCTGAACCCTGAAACTGTGGAGGCACTCACATGCATCAAGGACTAGGGAAGCTGCAGAGACAAGGCTACAACATATGGTGTAGGATAAGGAGCTCGAGGAGGCctttgaacaactttatcttgatTAGTCATTTATGTAATGGTTCTGTAATCTTAAGACTTGGATGCTTTGGACCTTTGGTTGTGGATGTAATGAACAATTGAACTTATGAAGCTGGTTGCACTCTTTTTCCCTGTCTagagtttctcacaagggtgggTTTTATCTAgacaggtttttaatgaggcggcCATTGCACAAGCTCCTTTAATTTGGTATTTTGTTATCTCTGTCTTGTGTTTTCTTCTTTAGTGATTTCAGattcatcagatttcaagtttgttTTTGAACTGTTCTGTTGATTCTGATCTGTTGAAGTGGTGATGTGGTTTTAGTGCCAAGGCACGGCACTAGTCCGCTGGGCTGCCGTGCCctgtggcacggcacggcacggcactatCTGAGTGCTTTAGTGCCGTGCCTAGGGCCAGAGTCTGGGCACGGTGGCACTACACGGCATGGCACGGCAGTGACACCATGCCTGATAGTGCTGTGCCGTATAGTGCTAGTGCCGCCCGTTTGGAAAACTATAGAGTAGAGATagggaagaggagagagagagagagattatcaCTTGACTTTGTTGCCAAATGCCATTGGCTGCTTTCTACTACTGTTTATGCTGAACCACTGCCTGGGACGCCCCTATGCCTATAAAAtcatcagcatgttcgtttggctgtggcttgtcgtaaacaatcgtaaattttcagccaaaacaatatttttctctcacacaaaccagccagtagtacttctttacgaaccaacAATGATACGAACCAGTCCAACTGAACAGGCTGCATGTATCTAGAGCATCTCTAGAAGCATGGTACAGTTTACTTGCTAAACTGATAGATCAAGCAAGTTAATATAAAGAAAACAGTAACATTAAATTTTATCTTTCGCCTGATAGTTTCCTAAATTTTCTAACCCCGCTATTTTTAACCAACCAAaccttttttaattttttttcttttgtctccTACGATTTCATATCTGGAATTTGAATTTATTTGTGTGTCCAATTTAATCCGATCTTTCAGTAAAAACACCAAATGAGTAGTGGATACGGAGTTTCTCGGAACTTTCAAAACTTTCGAGATAAGGATGATAAGCTTTTTATCTTTCAGATAGATCAAGTTGGTAGTTTCTGAATCTTCTAGTTTCTCTGTTGTCTGTCTATTATCCTCTAAACTCTGGATTTCCGTTAATCATTTAATGGAAATGGGATCATTCTCGAGTGGAAAAAAAAGTATGATAAGCTCTTTTACTAAATTGTTGGaggattttttttctcttcttttttttttgctaaaaaattAAAATAAGGTGTTGTTTTACCATACTCCCTGGAGATCCTCTTTTTTATGGGTCGTAACTCGCTAGCAGACACCCTGAGTCGACCCCTGATTCTCGCGGCGATCCTTGCTTTTGTTCGCCTTTGTCGATTCTTGATCATGTGACCAACTCTACGCCGAAGCGAACCGTTGGCGCACTGGGCACCGTCCATCATCGCCCGTGAAGATGCATGCCAGGCCCTCATGTATCCGCGATTCAGGATTTGAAAGCGACATGAATGAATTCAGCATTACGGTGACTGGGCCGAACACAACAGAGAAGGCAACACCAACAACACAATTAGCCATGCATTTTATTGTTTCAATTCCATCTTCTCTTATTCGTTCTGGCAGTAGGACCCACCCCAGGAGTGGCCCCCACGTGACAGAACACACAAGAAGCATGGTGTGGCATGGCGCGGTGGCGGTGCTATGAACACGACACGACACGACACACTAATAACGAGACAAATTAAAGCTAACCGATCGAAGGGAATTCATTCATCAACAACAAGAAGGCAAAGTCCCAAATTAAAGAAGAAACCCCGCGGCCGGCCCGGCCAGCCCGAGATAAGACGCTGCTTGCTGGGCGTCGATCGATCACTCAGGCGTCCACGACCTCGTCGTCCTTGGACGCAATCACGAACTCCTCGCGCAACGCCGGCGACACCTTGGGGATGGTCCCGTCCACGGCGTTGGGCCTGCCCAGCGCCTGCAGCGCCAGGTGCGCCGCCTTCTGGCCGGAGATCATCATGGCGCCGAACGTCGGGCCCTGCAATCAACAGATCGACAGACATCATATCCAATTCCTGGTTCAGTGATGAGTAACGTAATAACAGGAGTAGCAGCTAGCTGTCTTCCTCACTGACCATCCTCGGCGCGCCGTCAATCTCGGCGACCTCCATTCCGGTGACGATCATGCCGGGCACGACCTCGCGCGTGAGGCGCACGATCTCGTCCTCGGCGGTGTTCATGTCGAGCGCCTTCATCCCGGGCACGGCGCTGATCATGCCGATGTCCTGGAGCCTCTTGACGCCCGTGGCCCCGAAGGGCCCGTCGTGGCCGCAGGAGCTGACCACCACCTTGGCCTCCATCACGTTGGGGTCCATGCACGACTGCGTGTCGTGGTTCATGGACACCAGCGCCCAGTTGGTGACCACGCCGCCGACGCGCCCCTGCTTCACGATCAGGTCCTCCACGGCCACGGCGTTGAACAGCTTCACGTTGGGCCGCGCCAGGACCGCGCTCATGACCGTGGACGTGAAGAGCGCCGCGTGCTTGATCACCACGTAGTCCTCGGCCTCGTCGTAGGCGACGCCCAGCTCGTCCAGGAACAGGTGCGCCGGCTTGCGCACCACCATGGCCGAGAACAGCTGCCCGCCCAGCCACGCGCCGCCGCCCGGGGACACCGACTGCTCCACGATGGCGATGCTCACCGTGGGGTCCTTGGAGAGCTCGTACGCGCAGGAGAGCCCCGCGGAGCCGGCGCCCACGATGACCACGTCGGTGTCGGCGTGGGTGATCATGTCCGTCATGTAGCGACGGGTCATCTCGCGGGACACGACGGACTCCTTGATGGGGCTGAACTTGAAGGACGTCAGGTCGTAGGGCGGGTTGGAGGAGGAGATGGACGCGCAGATGgggccgccgccggcgcgcgGGGTGGCCGCAATGACCACGGACGACGGGGTGCGCGTGGCAGCCGGGGAGCCGGGAGCCCGCGAAGGAGGACTTGAGGAGGCTAGACGccgcggtggtggccatggctaGCTGCTGGGAATGCTGCAGTGTAGTGTGTGAGGGGATGAGGCTGGCTGTGGACTGCGGTTGCGCTTCCACTGCCGAGGTGGTTTAAGAAGGGGACGAGATGACGAGGGAGGCGCTGCAACTGCAACAAATATCTTGGCTGGCGCCATGCATATATGGCTACGTGTTAGGTCACGGGAAGGCTGGGATCGCTGGCAGCCACCTGTGTATCAGCTGCTGCATGCAGATATTTTGGAGGGTGAATTGAGGTGAGAACCTACAGCCTGTTCGTTGgccggttcgtatcgttgctgattcgtCAAGAAGTACTGTTGACtaggtttgtgtgagagaaaaatattgttccggctgaaaatttatcgatcgtttacgataagccacagccaaatgaacaggctgctaaacgaacaggctgctagtaTATACTTTTGGAGACAACATACTACTTTTCTACTGTAATAATGGAGTAAATGCATTGCCTCCTTGGTACCATGGATAGATGTAGAGAGACGATATCTGCACTTCATAACTTGGTGATCCTCGGCACATCGATCAGTAAAATATCTGTAGGGTGGTCTCTCTCAACATCAGGTGAATGAACCATCATATCTTTGTATCTCCTTTTTGGCCTTTTGGGTGATATTTCCACATCATTTTCAAATATATATGTCACAATACGCTCTTGATTTCTAAAAGTACGCCGCCTAAATTGTGACCGTTGAAGTACCTATCATGTCTCACAAGCAAATCCCACCGCCTGCGAGAAAGACGATGCCATGCCATGCAGCCAAgacacaagacacacacacacacacaacgcaAGCTCATACATGATCTCCACGATCTTGCCACAAAATTACCGTGGCGTCATGCCTCTTTGGCCTCAATTGTAAAATCTGCACAGCACGACAAAATAAGTCACGTCCCCTCAAATATCTGCGCCACATAGTGACATACTATATATTTGGCCCCATATGATTCATGAAAGCGACCTTGCATCCAGAGAGGCCTTTCCTATGAAAGGATGAGGTTATTGTCcacctttcctttcctttcctttcctttccctGCCTGTTGTGATGATAACTAACAGCGTGTGACCCTTGCGTTGGAGATCTAGCTAGATCTTTCGGACCACTGTCCAAATGATCTTGACATTGGATATTTCATCAGGACGCATCAAGCATGAGCTAATTATGTACTCTAGCCGGAGATAAGACTCAATTAGTTAACTagattatactccctccgttccaaaaatatcagcatgttcgcttgttgatttcagccCGGGCTTATTAGTCATggtacagtattttcctctcacaacaccagctggacttatcagcccagaaaccaaccagcgaacaggctgtataagGGCCCCCTTGGAACATATGATAGAAAAAGTAGAGGGATAGGAAAAATGTAGGAATTGAGCTGTCATGTTTTCATGTTTCTGTGGGAATTGAACACACAGAAAAGTAGATGAGGGAGCCTTTGGTTCGAGCACGGGTAAAACAAAGGAACTTTATGCTCCCATTTCAAACTACCTGTGGAGCATTCAAAGCAAAGGCTGCAGTTTACTACCGGACAACAAAAAAATCAGCACAGACACAGGCTAGCGAGCGCGTGAACGATCTCATTTCGTCTGAGCTCTTGTTTAGTTTCCTATGAAACTGAGCTATAGGAATGCATTCCTATGGAATATTTCCTTTGCATTTCCTGTGAACCAAAGGGAAGGTAGGAAAAAATCCTTTGGAAGTTGAATCCTATAGAATTCCTTTGGCAATCCTCCAATCCAAAGGGGGGCCTAATATGTTTTGGCATTTCTAGTTCTTATCATGTATTTAGACATAACTTATAACTAAGTGCAAAGCAAAAGCTACGAAACtagaaaaagccaaaacgtcttataatttgctTGGCAGGAGTAGATTAGTTTAGGGATTGCCTATCAATTTGAGTGGCGTACCCTCTCCATGTCCAAAAATATTGACAATTTAGGATTACAATAAAAAATGTCCCCAACactcattttttctttttttggcttGATGTGGAATCTAAATCAGCATCATCATCCCATACACATTGACACCATAATTGAGTCTTGGATCCATAGAACTAATAATTGGTTCGTACTAATAATTAATTCTTTAAATCCAAACGAgtctagctaattgttagctgaaTACCATCTAACAGTTATCTCACTACATAGATCAAATCAACTAGTTGTTAGCTATGACCTATGAGCTATAAGCTAGTTAACTATTAATAGATAATGGACCCAAACAGGACCTAAGGCTCTATTTCCGATCCAATTGTGCTAATAGTTATCTAACTCATAGCTAAAAAGCTACTGACTATGTAACTAGTAGCTAATTTATTAGCAGGGGTTGTTTGGAACTTTGGATCCACCTGCTAATTGGTGGTTGGATAACTCGTTGAAGGTGCATATGAACTTCACTAAGGGACTGTTAAGATCCACCCAGCTTACTATTAGCTATATGCCAGCTGAGAGAAACCAGCTAAGAGCAAATTGTTAGCTGGGTGGTAGTTAAGACATTGGCTGAATTATTAGCTGAGTATCTAAGTATGACCTTAGGTAAATTTTACCGGCTAACTCTTAGCTATATGAGGATCCAAATAGGCCCCAATAAACTATTCCATCTGTTATGAAATACAAGGTATCCAAGCAATTTTAGATTGAATAAGAAGTGTGATAAAAGACTAGCTTGCCTCTCACTCATTAGCTTCTTCACTTGTCAACTTTTGCTTGATTTTCTACTAACGCATACTTAAAAAAATTCATGCATGTCACGAATTTTGGCTACCAATTATAGAAGTTGTTTTTTGCAAGATGGTATTtaaaatgcatgcatggatggGGATTTAAAACACAGGTACACATGGATGTTGTTGAGCAATCCGAATACCTTATACTTTGAGATAAATTTTGAACCTTTGATACTCTATATTTTAGAACTGAATGGAGTAATTGTTAGCATAGCACACATCTGCTTGCTAATAGTTAGCATGTCTATTATCAAGTCAGTTTGGACCCCTAGCCTACTTTGAAGCTACTAACTaccagcatgttcgtttggttgtggcttatcgtaaacgatcgtaaatttctagccggaacagtatttttctctcatacaaaccaaccagcagtacttcacgaatcagcaatgatacgaaccagccaactgaacaggctgtactactactactaatggATCTAA includes:
- the LOC136456136 gene encoding LOW QUALITY PROTEIN: thiamine thiazole synthase 2, chloroplastic-like (The sequence of the model RefSeq protein was modified relative to this genomic sequence to represent the inferred CDS: deleted 1 base in 1 codon), which encodes MATTAASSLLKSSFAGSRLPAATRTPSSVVIAATPRAGGGPICASISSSNPPYDLTSFKFSPIKESVVSREMTRRYMTDMITHADTDVVIVGAGSAGLSCAYELSKDPTVSIAIVEQSVSPGGGAWLGGQLFSAMVVRKPAHLFLDELGVAYDEAEDYVVIKHAALFTSTVMSAVLARPNVKLFNAVAVEDLIVKQGRVGGVVTNWALVSMNHDTQSCMDPNVMEAKVVVSSCGHDGPFGATGVKRLQDIGMISAVPGMKALDMNTAEDEIVRLTREVVPGMIVTGMEVAEIDGAPRMGPTFGAMMISGQKAAHLALQALGRPNAVDGTIPKVSPALREEFVIASKDDEVVDA